One window from the genome of Pseudonocardia hierapolitana encodes:
- a CDS encoding acyl carrier protein, whose product MSRSPEISQAIFEDVKAVVVTTLDIEDKADDLGPETGLHGNLPELDSLTVVKLIVALQERFGIEIEIDEIMGDVFGSLGRLAAFVESKVRWEPLVGVDTGRVRHDVSRRAPEGDH is encoded by the coding sequence ATGAGCCGCTCGCCAGAGATCTCACAGGCGATCTTCGAGGACGTCAAGGCCGTCGTGGTGACCACGCTGGACATCGAGGACAAGGCCGATGACCTCGGCCCGGAGACGGGCCTACACGGCAATCTTCCCGAGCTCGACTCGCTCACCGTCGTCAAGCTCATCGTCGCCCTGCAGGAGCGGTTCGGGATCGAGATCGAGATCGACGAGATCATGGGCGACGTCTTCGGCAGCCTTGGGCGGCTCGCGGCCTTCGTGGAGTCCAAGGTGCGCTGGGAGCCACTCGTCGGAGTCGATACAGGAAGGGTGCGGCATGACGTCTCCAGGCGTGCACCTGAGGGAGATCACTGA
- a CDS encoding GNAT family N-acetyltransferase, whose product MTSPGVHLREITDANRDAVRALRIRRDQKQFVASVSKSLKQAAATPEANPWYRAVYRGDEPVGFVMLSWSPPAGPFEGRHFLWRLLIDKRYQRRGIGREVLTQIAELVRADGAAELLTSYEPGEGEPWPFYRRFGFRPTGEIDDGEIVLRLRLSAR is encoded by the coding sequence ATGACGTCTCCAGGCGTGCACCTGAGGGAGATCACTGACGCCAACCGGGATGCGGTTCGCGCCCTCCGCATCCGGCGTGACCAGAAGCAGTTCGTCGCCTCGGTGTCCAAGTCGCTCAAGCAGGCGGCAGCGACGCCGGAGGCCAATCCCTGGTATCGCGCCGTGTACCGCGGCGACGAGCCGGTCGGCTTCGTGATGCTGTCGTGGAGCCCGCCGGCTGGTCCCTTCGAGGGGCGGCATTTCCTCTGGCGTCTCCTCATCGACAAGCGGTACCAGAGGCGCGGGATCGGCCGGGAGGTGCTGACACAGATCGCCGAGCTGGTTCGAGCCGATGGCGCCGCCGAGCTGCTGACCAGCTACGAGCCTGGAGAAGGCGAACCATGGCCCTTCTACCGGCGGTTCGGCTTCCGGCCTACCGGTGAGATCGACGACGGCGAGATCGTCTTGCGGCTCAGGCTGTCCGCTCGCTGA